The genome window tcctgaactatattttttttaaataacagtggctagactatgtccagatattctgctttgtggatcatgtgtcgttgaggttcgcaccatacaattttttttcgcaatcgtatcgtcttttacgcactttgtgaattttctagtagcatttgtccggaatcgtaattggtactcgggaggattaagtcaatactgtctaaaccatatgctttacgtcgagtttctaggacaaaatgtgtaccttattatgtgccttattaagcccatggcttgttataagaaaaaaatataatagcaaataaatacggctactcaaaattgtcttcatacttaacgatacagtctttatacaGAAATATATTTTCAGTAGGTAATTGCACGGATGATATGAATTAGTGCTGCTTATACCTAAGTAATAAGCTCCATATTTTTATTCCATACTCCAATTACATCAATTAATAAATATCTTGGGTTTTGAAAAGCTACTACTTCACGtatattatatcattttaaaataaaagaaaatcaaATGCACTATCTCTACAAGTAGATCGAACGAAGGCTATGTCGAAATTTCTCAATTTGTCGATTACCTTAAAGACGGGATTTGCTTGTAAGTGTTCTCATGGCAAGCGACAAAGTAGGACTTCTTGCTGGGAAATGACACATATTTAGccaaaacaatacaatagtGATCAATCATTAATTATTTCTTCATTATCATAAGATAAATAATCTGACTCATATCATAACCATAAATACTATAATACACATATTTTCTTGAGTGCCTATTCAATATTCAACAATTTCTTTGTTTAAGTCAATACATATGTTTATCATTTTCCATATTTGAACATGAGAATGCGCTGCACTAGGCAGTTTACATACCTGACACGAGTAGTGCTCTAGCCAAGTTcggaataaattatttatttatctaccaCTAGCGTCTCTAACTGAGCCTGCCAGATCTAGCATCCGTGATGGCCCCCCAAAGTTCAATGATGAATTCATCAGTAAAACCGAATTCTTGCAAGTCGCTGTTGTCTATGGCTTCGGCTAACTGCATGGAGTTTGTCTTGCCCTCAGATAAGTCCCACATTTGCGTGGCTAGCTCGGTGTCGTTGATGCCCATGAATGATTCCAACAGAGAGTTTATTTTCTCTATGCCCGCTTTCGATTTCTCGTCATGCTGAAACAGAGTGGAAAAACGTTGCCGTTAAATTATAAGGTTCCTCAATTGCAATCGAAATCTATACAAGACATCtataattaagattttcacaAGACATTTAAATAATCATGAATCTTTCTAGAGACTAATagattaagggccacttgcaccattTGCACCAACAAAATGGAGGTTtcacccgagggttaacccaccattttatttggaatttgacagttgacgtTGACAGCCCACTTACCCTGAGTTAAGTTGCTGGTGCAAGTGTATTGGACGTTATTAACGTTAAGTCATCTCATGCAACGCAATACTCCTACTATTAGACAtttgtaaatataatatacaataaatTTCATAGCTGGGATTCATCTAAACTTATCAACTGCAGTTTTGTGGAGCATAATAGCGCCTTTAATTTCTACAGGCTATTGTAGCAAAACACACTTTGgtcattcataattcataatcatTTAATTGCAAAAAATGAGACCTTAGCCCGATAAGTAAAGTTAAAACACTTTGAACTATAATTGTTTTAAATCAGGTCATATTattatgaaatttgacattattaCGCAAATGCCCATACACGTCATTTCATTGTGATACTGAAGtttaatataataacattaataaccaTTAATAATGTTTAGAATCGCTCACGGATTACTCGTTAATCATACATTATGTGACTCACCTCATTTTCAATAGTAGCTTGACCATTTGCTTTAAATCTAAGTGTTTCCTTCCCTGAACcataattttgtttctttcCTGCTCTGGCGCTACTCGTTTTTGGTCCAATGCTGTTAAAACCGCTCTTTAACGGCTCTACGAGGCGAATAGTAAATGTCGTGCCCTTAGGAATTTCCTTTAATGTTTTTGCTACTTCGTAATGTCTCTTGCCCACCATATTTAATCCATCTAATTTTTCAATATGGTCACCGATCTGAAATACAAGCAcattaggtatattattataCGAATTAATTATGGAAATCAATTTAGCCATATTTCCTTAGCGTCTTAAAGTATCCTTCAGTATAATAAACAaggaaaaaatattacaaaatgaataattttaacctCTTGTAAACCTTACTTCAACAAGTTAACTTATTCACTTTTCACACTTTTGTATGTACtcgtacatacatacttattattacaattaaataaaacttattaattcatttaaatttattaGAATCCTTCAATGTTTACTTTATACTTGCAGTTATTTAGTATATCTATTTTTGTGTAGTAGTTTCTGGAtcactaaaaataaattaacacttATCTCACCTCTATATGCGGTATTCTCGAGACTATAGAACCTTCTTTCATTCTCTTGATAAACGCGTATCCGGCACCGTTGTCCGTAATGGTTAGGCCCAGAGAATCTTCTGTCTTgactatttctatttctttgggACGACCTTTTCTATGCGCAAATATGAAATCTTCTAATCCAATTTGTCCTCCAAGGAGCTTCTTCATATCAACTTTGTGTGTGTTCAATGTGCAGAACAGGATCTGAAAATCGAAAAAATAGAGTGTAAGTATCTAATAACATGTTAACCATttacaattatatatttatttaagtgtCTATTTCAATGCCGTAAAAATACCAACGAATTTAACCCAAATTTTTACCacctataaattttagataTGTATGCGTATGCAGTGCAATCCTTAAAACAGTACTGTTTCAAGGATTGCACTGCACACGTCGATCGATGTATATACTATGTGTATCCCCACAATATCAATTGAAGGCAAAAGCTCCCAAATCGCAGATACCGTTTTTTGCTTTCAATTGGAAGGCCTTAATAGTGCTAATGACACTGCTCCAGATTCCTAATTCGTGACTAAGGCCGATCAATTGTCTGCCTTGATAGTTCCGTTCCGTAATTCGTAAATCCATctccataaatatctatatataaACAGTACTTGTGCTCGTTTCTTTCTTGATTTAGAATTATTTAGTGTTttatcagggggccgatttttgagtctcactgtcactaaaataccggttgaaaacggtgaattgcctattatattcagtgacaattttctgaattcgaacgccgtgagactcaaaaatcggcccccagttttttttaattagtatcATTTATAGAAATGGTTGTAATGTAACTGTTCCAGGCAACGAGTTCATACATTAATAACTCTCGGTAATATGAACTCTCTACCAAATGCAATGTGCATAGGGGacgcaatgttttatttttagagCTGATGCACTTTACAATTCAGTTGTTCACTATTGCATTGCGTGGTTTCTCCTACCTACGTAATCAAGGAAGTTTCAATAGAAATCAACAAGTATCTTATCTGATCTACAAGGTAACGAATATCATATTCATTCATATTATTACTGTTACTCATTAATGGCAATGTGGACTTTATAAttctgttttttatttatttagacagAACATCATACAACTCCTGTTTCAATGCTAAACATTATATGACGTATTTATCTCGAACTGTGTTTTCGTGTTCATTGTTTTAGTGACAATGTAACCTTTGGTTTACCTTGACATAAAACTCTTTTGTTCGATTCAaactagggcttgcaatatcggacgattttcaattccggaactggttttcgagattggacttcaattccggaattccggaactagttccggaattgaacaattttttttttgtttggttttctggtggatttctgatgaaataatacaattttaaattgaaatttattattaatcgacgtttaagataataactccgtacctgaaaggcatataactGCAATTTTCactttagtaattttacaggagagtccattttgtgtcaaaatcggtcttgctaAGTATTTCGAACAACAGcaaacgatacaaacgaggttttagtgccagttttgtgatagtagttaacattaaagtaaatatatttagcattattatttaatagtatttgacaCATCATTCAGtaataaaaactacatattttagacaaaaactaaataaaactacccCAAATACAGTGTTTTCCTTCTGCACttatttcatatttgaggaTTTACAGCAATATGGACGAGGACaacattattgttttatcaattaatctaataaaaacaaGGGTTTTAAATGCATATGCATCGATTGTCCACCGAAATaatgtaaaagtaataatttacaacaatggcACAACGTCttatttacataaatgtaataaaataaatattgaattacctgtaTCAGACTCGAGGCCCAAAAAGTCAGATTTCCTGATTTATACCTAGGtacatgtacaattgtacatgtacaccttgaatttttgtaaaaaaataaagcatACTTTTCATATCCACCATTTTCCATAAATTGCAGTAAAGTCCACCAGTTTagtaaaaatatgcacacgtctttgtgaaaagtgtataagtaactacgacgttatattgatttagactaacacgatttgcactcataattttagaacaaaacgggacttaatcgcgtaaaaaccgccaaattaataagtctgcggtagctgaacatctgctacagtcgggaccaaaccactggatcgagctccatagtcccaaaattctatcaacggaacgtctgttctacagcagaaaagtacgtgaagcgattgaaattaggaagcatcgaaatttcaaccaaaatgagggacagggaatttcttcttcgtggaatccagtgattagcaaatgtaagcgtgtaaaaacaccgagggacacaccggctgatgtcgtgagtgttgtgtgtaggcaaagtgacaaccctagcgcaaaagtgaataatcaagaacaagtgcgggtagttcgagaaactcgcgcggctagaagatgttgatgcaattcctcgccagtctacccgtgaccacgaacataatgtgatgttcgaaacgtcgggcctaatataaatgtaagtgtttacgacgttatgcttgtgaaaTACTACGATTTGCATCTGAATTTAAGTTggcaaaaccagaaagtgataATGGttaatattagcgggttaaaatttaaaattacactatctcgctctaactagcccctTTGGCCATAAAATAGGGTACTACCTGAGTCCGAGCAGTGTCTAAAttatgaatttacatatttcttatatattctgtggtagttttgtaaaataaccaggctgatattacacgttttcatctaaaaatatatatattttcaattccggaattttcgagattatgtgtttcaattccggaactgtaatatcggaaaaattgtccgaaattccggaatttcgagattccggaattccggaatgcaagccctaatTCAAACAGAGCAATTTACACTTAAATGAAATGATTATTCAATGTGGATTTCATAAACTAACATGCACTAGTTTTGGATTGCAGTAGGTAACAACTCTTTCTGTCGTCGGTAACAACAATTCGCAGGAACCTTTAATCACCAGTTTACCTAACTATCTACAGCTACGTAATATTTGTGTAGCTCATGGAATTTTAAGGTACTGTATTTAATTGTACTTGTCTCTGTATCTTACCACTGTATACGGTATAGATCTACAATCGCGTTCGTTTATCCTATATGTATACGGTTCCTAGCTAATCTAAGTCAAAATCCAAGTCACCCAACCAAACCAAAATAAATTTTGCTTTTGGCAGACTCCAAGACAATGCTGTACAATTAGTTTGTGCATATTAGTGTGGCGATATGGTTATGGTGGTTAGATCTATGGCCTATAGTCAGCAGGTCCTTGACCCCCAACAACCGCATATATACTGGTTCATCACACCACTCACATTTAGCGCTTGGCGTTGGAGCGTGTCTGCCGTCAGTCACTTAGCTCGCGCATATCATACGGCAGAAACTGCGTCCGCGCCCCTGGGCCGATCCACTTCCTGGCTCAGCCATGCGTGCTTCCGCATAGCCAGTGACATTTTACTCACTTGTCTGCATATGAACAGTATAGCATTTCCCCATTATGTCTCATATGGCTTCTAAAATAGAGTTAAACCACAGGTACTCACTTAATGTATCACTGACAGAATGTGTTCCTTTTTAAGAGTAGAATAAACCTTGACTATTACGTCACGCTTTCAGTGTTTTCACAAGCCGTGAAATATCAAGAAATAGGAGCCTGACATTTTCTCGGTTGACCTTTGCGACACGCCTGTGCGCGAATAACTCAGGGTCACCTATTGTCCTGATACCTACATATAGATAAACTAGAAAGGTAACTGGAAACATTCGTCATTAATAGAAATAACTCATGTAAAATTTTCCTGActtattttaatacaattttaaacggTGATTATTCTAAACTGCATAGGTATCTATTAAATACGTACAAATCCTACAATTAATGCGAGCGAGCATACAGAGAGCATCAAACCGTCCTTCATCATTGAATCGATTATGTTCGCTTTAATATAAAGTATTTAGGTACAATTAGTTACCTACTAAACGTCAATGCAATATAGTTATAAATGCAACAGTCAATATAATTATGCATTGCAAAACATGTAACAGTGATGATAAACTTTCGCTATCCACATCGATTATACAATCCATAATTTAAATAAGATCTGCTTTagatacatttttttacataaatgaGTGAATTAAAAACGAGTATGACCTTTTATAactacataaattgtaaaaacaATGTGCGTTTACGGGTATTCTATTCTACACCAGGAACTAagaacaaaatgaacaaataaaataaatttgttcattttgttctTACGGCAGGCCCACCATCATGCCCGCAACGGAAACCTTCGAAGATTTTTATAACTTTAGAGGTGTTAATGATAGGTTAGGTtgttttacaagcttttattcaacttgccttgtttgTTAGTTTGgacactattatatattctgtggtttggatcaaaatgtagaagctaaatttgacccgcttCCCGGTTTCTCAATCTAAATCTGATATTTGAGATATTTTATCGGCTTTATTCAAATGACAATgaatttaggaaatatttatattgaaaCCACGACACgatttatttaatgtaattttaatcGGAATTATTAATATTGAATATGGTTCCAAAATATGAACCAATTAAATGCCTGAAACTTGGCAGTAGCACTACCTTATgtgtatacaatatacatattacatatgtGAAGTTGTCAACCAAACCATTTTAATTTTTACCGTGTTGCATGATTTCTAAAAGACACAAAAGTAATTCACCCATTAATGAGTATTCAGATTCTATTTTTTTTGCTCAAACTGTGGCACAGCGCACAGCAAAGGCTTTTCCAATAAGTATGTAAGTACCGtataaatgtaaattaaaaaaaaatggtccatTGTGCCGTTCTTATAAAGGAGCGAAGTCGGCCAAGTTCGTTTATTTTGTGGTTGTAGACAGAAGTCGAATCGAGTACCTACACTTAATTAATGCGAGTAAACCCTACAAATCCCACTTGAAACTTGTtaacctttttttatactaattTATAGTTTTTCTATGAATTCTGCACTTTGTAAAATTTTGATACAGTTTTTCGAAGTGTCGATTTACCTATAACTTTAAATTATATATGTTTTAAGTTGAACCCGGTCCgtttaatatttgttttgtgcaaTTTAAGTAATGTATGTTGTTATTATAGTGCTTATAATAATTAATGCTCACAGCATTAAGTCTCACGGTTTTCAATGGTGAAGGACTAAAGAAAAATATGCAACTTTCTTTGTTTTATTGCCTCTAAGATTGTTTCCCGCCTTCTACAAACATTTAAACAGAAGTGTGAATGGCTGACTTGAGTTAAACGGACCATACCATGCCTATACGAAGCTCGTATCCATAACTAATCCCTGTTGTAATGAGATTTGCTATCGAAGCCCCACAACACAACGTTTCATGCAACATCTTTTTAAATGTTAATAGGTATGATATTTTTTAACGTGGATCAAATACTGGTACCTATATGAATCATAATTATATCCCTTTACCTATCAATTTACAATGGTATACTTAAGTCACTTAAGTGTAACAAAAATTTGGTTGTAGTTTTCGTTTAGGAGCACATgagcatatattttatttaaaagctGTTTTAAGACTATTCCGTTCAAAACTTTGAAATAACTAGTGTCTTTTATATAAAAAGTATTGTCGTGTACCTAGTATAATACTACCTACTAACAGAGTGAGTCAAAAATCTGCTTAGTAACTTGTATTAAGATTGCTTTGATAAAACCAATAATGCATTAATTGCTTGTATTAGCCGTCCGTATCTAGGGCGTCCGTAGGTATCTACttatactgttttttttaatactacgtcggtggcaaactagcatatggtccgcctgatggaaagcggtcaccgtaacctatggacgcctgcaactcaagaggtgtcacatgcgcgttgccaacccattagaaac of Leguminivora glycinivorella isolate SPB_JAAS2020 chromosome 5, LegGlyc_1.1, whole genome shotgun sequence contains these proteins:
- the LOC125226320 gene encoding PDZ domain-containing protein GIPC3, translated to MSLFKKKAPKYTAPPVPPVPAEEVPPANGVDNNNGAQKSQLVFHCQQAHGSPLGLISGFSNVKELYQKIAECYDFPPEDILFCTLNTHKVDMKKLLGGQIGLEDFIFAHRKGRPKEIEIVKTEDSLGLTITDNGAGYAFIKRMKEGSIVSRIPHIEIGDHIEKLDGLNMVGKRHYEVAKTLKEIPKGTTFTIRLVEPLKSGFNSIGPKTSSARAGKKQNYGSGKETLRFKANGQATIENEHDEKSKAGIEKINSLLESFMGINDTELATQMWDLSEGKTNSMQLAEAIDNSDLQEFGFTDEFIIELWGAITDARSGRLS